The genome window GGGCGAATGCAGCCAAGAGCTTCCTGGTGAACCTGGGCATTCCCGCTTCACGGATCACCACGATCTCCTACGGCAAGGACCGTCCGTTCTGCACCGAGAGCAATGAAGCGTGCTGGCAGCAAAACCGGCGCGCCCATCTGGTCATGGGCGGCGGGCAATCGCAGTAACAACAATCCGGGAGTCCCAGTCCTTTGCAGGAAAGATGGACGGGGCTCCCGGTTTTTGTTTCGTCTCTGCCAAGCTGTTTTATTGCCCGCTCTGGCACAAGAGACGGAGCTAAGCCGGGCAGCCTGCCCTCGCAAACTGCCGCTTGCCTGCTGCACATGCTTTGGGGGAAATGCGTATTCCCTGCCCACTGCCAGTTGACCGCGCCGTTATCCAGAGGATAGACTGTCAACTGATTGAATCTTCTTGCCGGAGGTTGAACCACGGTGAAAAGGTATGCCCTGACTATATGCGCAATTGCTCTGCTGTCAGTGGTCACGGCTTCCCCGGCTTTTGGCGTAAGCCGTGAGATCATCCAGATGATGCAGCAGTTGGATACGCTGCAGCAAACCGTTCAGACCCTTCAAAATACGGTGAGTACGCAGACCGCGATCTTGCACACTTTGCTCCAGCAGACTTCCCAGGATGTCAGCCGAATGAAATCCCAGATGACTGACCTGGAGAAGAACGTTGAGCAGAACCTGGCGGCTTCGTCGTCCAAGATGGACTCGATGACCTCGCAGGTCCAGGCGCTCAGCTCGAGCCTTGACCAGGCCCAGGCGCAGCTCACCAAACTCAGCGAACAACTCGCGCAGACACAAAAAGAGATACAGACTTTGAACGCTCCTCCGGCCGTTGCACCGGGTACGCCCGGTGCTCCCGGCTCGCCGCAGCCGGGCGCCGATGGTACGCCTCTAGCCGTCCCGCCGGGTACCACCGGATCGAACCAGGCTGCCGGAGCAGCTCCCCCCAACATCCCTGATCCGAACTCGCTATTCAATTCGGCGATGGGCAGCTTCAACAGCGGGCAATATGCCCTCGCCATCCAGGGATTTCAGGAGTTTCTCCAGTACTACGGGACAACTCCGCGCGCTTCCAGCGCCCAGTATTACATTGGTGAGAGCTATTACAACAACGGAGATTACAAGCACGCGGTCGAGGCTTACGACGAATGTGTCGAGCGCTACCCCAACGGCGATAAAACGCTGGCGGCCCGGCTCAAGAAGGGATATGCTCTGCTGGCCAGCGGCGACAAAGCGGCTGGTATCCGCGAACTTCGTGCCTTGGTGGAACAGAATCCCAAGGCCCATGAATCGGAATTGGCGTCGCAACGCCTGCGGCGGTTGGGCATCATCATCCGCGCCGGAAACCAGGGATAGCCCGCAGCTTTCTGCCGCATGGCAAAAAATCTGCACACGAGGGTTTTATGGCCGGGACCGTGAATAAAGTCATCCTGATCGGGCGCGTTGGCCAGGATCCCGAAGTCCGCTATACCGCCGGCGGCGCTCCAGTGGCGAACTTCTCCGTTGCCACGGATGAATCCTTCAAAAGCCGGAATG of Terriglobia bacterium contains these proteins:
- the bamD gene encoding outer membrane protein assembly factor BamD, encoding MKRYALTICAIALLSVVTASPAFGVSREIIQMMQQLDTLQQTVQTLQNTVSTQTAILHTLLQQTSQDVSRMKSQMTDLEKNVEQNLAASSSKMDSMTSQVQALSSSLDQAQAQLTKLSEQLAQTQKEIQTLNAPPAVAPGTPGAPGSPQPGADGTPLAVPPGTTGSNQAAGAAPPNIPDPNSLFNSAMGSFNSGQYALAIQGFQEFLQYYGTTPRASSAQYYIGESYYNNGDYKHAVEAYDECVERYPNGDKTLAARLKKGYALLASGDKAAGIRELRALVEQNPKAHESELASQRLRRLGIIIRAGNQG